Part of the Chaetodon trifascialis isolate fChaTrf1 chromosome 1, fChaTrf1.hap1, whole genome shotgun sequence genome, AGTACATACAGGTTCACCAAACTCATTCCATGGAAAGCTCCAGAGGAAAGCAGTTATCTAAagatgaaggaagagaaatTAAATAAAGAGTGCTTTTCTATTCATTGCCTCAGTGGCCACTGAAGTGTGGGAGCAATTTCAATACAATATACGGCGGAGGCTTTGATAAGACTTTTTGGGAGAATCCTTAAAAACAGCCCAAGCCCGGTTACATGTGCatcaagtgtttgtgtgcacgtgtgtgtgtgtgtgtgtgtgtgtgtgtgtgtgtgtgtgtgtgtgtgtgtgtgtgtgtgtgtgtgtgtgtgtgtgtgtgtgtgtgtgtgtgtgcgtgtgtctgtgtgtgtgtgacagtgagtgagtgagtgagtgtttcTTGGAGGAAGGGTGTTTCAAGGTTCGGACAAATGCAAGATTGTCTCGCTCATAAAAGAGAGGGGCTCTGTCACGGAGCCTGCCAGCTAAAGGCTTAAATCACATGCCTGGAATACACAATGACgttacacccacacacacacccaaacaccacacacgcgcacacacacacacacagacacacacacacacacagacatacatacataaacacacacacacacacaatctcccTAAATTATGCACAGTAAGAGCATTCCTGGAAGCATTCATTTTTACCATGTGATCCAGTTACATTGTTGGGATGCACATGATCAACCTGAACAGAACAAAGGAGTGAAAATTTTATCTCCTATTTGGTATGCACGCTACTTAAATCATCACAGTCACATCtcttatctgtttttatttttatttttccagccTTCTTTAAAAATCACTCAATAAGTTTATGGCTGCCAGCAATTTCGAGAATCCATTCAAAAACCTTGGTTTATTATAAATTGTTAAAAGGGAAACCTACTTTGCTTTTCTAATTTATGTAATTTAAGTAAAACTGTGGGCAAATTTCAAATATTGTGGATTTAGTCTGCTTGGTAAATCCAGTGACTGTCACTCAAAAcaactgaggaaaaaaatgccGTAATGAAGGAAATTTAAGGAAAAATATTCAATAGTCCATGTCTTTGTTACATattcaaatgtgacatttttcattagAGCAGTAGGCGCCTCCTTACCAAGTGACAAGTGACAATATCAAGTCAGCAGAGGCGAGAGCCCCTTTTCTCCTTGGCGCCCTCATCTCAGTGCCACCCTACACAAGGCAGAATGCCGCCACCTAAAGGCAGCTTTAATAGCCTTTCAGACTCCCCCATTGCCTCTGTACCACCTGCACCTTGTTAACATGGATGGTCTCCCACCGAGACAGGCATTCCGTTTAATTAGAGTGTCATGGTGAATCAAATTACAACACTCAAAACttatcaaaacaaatcaatatgATTCATTATGGGACAATTAAAAGTAATGACACGGGAGTCTTGGAATGTTTGGTTACAATGAGGGCCACCCTGAAAAAAAGGTAGCAGAGAAACTTGTGAACCCGTTAGTGGGCCACTGCCTGGCTCAGCCACTGAAGCTAAACATAATGTGGGACAAAATCCTGCAACATATTCAAGACAGAGTGGGCGCGGGCTCGCTCTTTGGAGCGAATTACTGAAATCCCTTCTTCCTGAGCATTGAGGAATTTTGCAGCAGATTGGTTTTAACCTTGATTCCACACTAAGTAATTCCCTTCAACGCCTTAAGCGGAATTAGGCATCATTACGTATCATCCATCTCCTTATCCAAGGAATTCTctttagaaatgaaatgaagctcTCCACTGGGCTGGGTGCTGGCATGGTGGTGACAATGATAAGgccagcagagctctgctgatATGTTCATATTATTCCCCTCTCCCAGCGAGAGACCAAGCCCAGCCTGTCTTCCAGTGCACCACTATAAAACATCATTAGAGGCCAGCAGCAGTGTGGAAAGAGACTGGGAGTTGCAGGCAGTTACAGTAGCCCTACTATGTGCAGATGAAGACAGCAGCACTAAGGTGCCCTTGTGAAACTGACTGAGCAGGCGATATGCTCTCCCACTTTATCcatctctttatttatttttcctattTAGCCCCTCAGCCCGTGGCAACTGTAGTGACAGATGGGCTGAGAGGCCTTGGGATCGATGGAAGGGGaattctgtctttgtttcctgacatttttCCCATAGCCACTTGCTTCTGACTCAGGTTACTTACTGTCCACACGAACGGAGAGAGACggcagaagcagagaggagggaggaaagtgaTACGCTTCTGTGCAGCCTCTGAAGAAACTTAATGCCTCAGGCCATCTCCCTCTACACAGGTTTCTGTTGAATAATACAATAGAGCACCCTGCACGCCTGATGCGTCGAGGGGACCCTCCGTAAACAAGACACTAAGGaatgtgttgttgctgtgccTGTTTGTTATCCCTTTGAGAACCTTGAATGGGAAAGAAAAGTGCACAAAATGGGTATGCAACAGCTCGACATAGTCTAATTCATCATCACTACATTAGTAGAGAAACAGCCTGCAGAATAGACCAGCAATTATTCTGTCCCTCTGATTAGGAAGACTTAACGGTCTTTGCGCTGACCCTTGCCCTATGCAGCTGGCTCATAATAGAAGCAGGGCTGAGACTGAAAGTGGGAACAACATACAGTGGCCATCCTCCCTGGTGGGAAGACGTCACATCTGATCACAGTCATCGTCATGTCCATGTCCAGTGCAAATAGTGGGATAGAAAAGACAGCACAGAGCCTTATCAATGGTTATAGTCCAAAAGGATGTAATGAGAAAGAATGTCATTCTTCAACTGTGCCAAATAGTATAAGGTCATAGGCAgaaggtaataataataaaactaatTGACAACTCTTTATTATTCCAATCAAATTATATTAGGAGCataatttttttattgttaacaATAGGTAAACATCAAAAAAAGGGCTCACTTTGCTACAACTGGCCATTATCCCCAGAGTTACATACCACTGTCTTAAGCAGGTCTTAATCCTCGTCTGACACGACAGACTTTTAATGGGCTTAAGgccaaagacacagagaagtTATCACATTAGAGGCTTATACACCCAAGTACTCCACACAAAGACGTACAAAGTAGCTGTGAAAATAAGTACAATCTGCTTATCTGCAGGAATTAAAATCGCTAGAATTAACCACAAAGAGccatattttttattattattttatgacTGATATGATGTTATAAACAGTGGCTTGGAACAGCAAACAAGCATCTGTCATTGGAGTGATTTTACTCTCATGATATGTTACTATAGCTGTTACTATTGCTGTGTATAAGCACATTAATAGAATTTATTATGCATAGTTTCAAAAGATCTAGATTAAGATATGTAAATGTAGGTGGGATAACTGGGTTTAAAATGGAATTgcttctaaaaaaaacacatacttGCTTATAGCCCAGCTACAGGTTAAACTCTTTATTCCACAGAAATGAGATGACAGTGATTGAGTGATTAATGAAAATCTGTACATGAAAACTGATTTCAAAAGCCTTCCGTGACATATTTCAAGCACAACTGATTTGTGTTGATGTCACTGGCTCTGTTCTATGAGAGCACCAGAATGACTGTTTAATCCTTCTAATGCtcagccctccctcctctcttttctctctctgtgctcctgggcctctctgcctctgcctgtccttatcttctttttcctttcattttacaaaacaaGGGGCAAATGTTGATAAAGGAAATGGGAGCTTTCTGAGGGCTGTGACGTGGAAATGGTGGCATAACAGTGAAGGAGAGTGCAATTTCCCTTACCTGTATGATGGACATGCGGTTAGTAGGTGTGTCTGTAGTGCTGGTGACTGGGCCTGTGAAGCTGGTGTGGCATCCCACGTGGCCTTGGGGCACGCTGAGGTTATTGGCAGTGGGCTTGAGGtacatgacctctgaccttggtGAGCTGAGTGGCAGGCGTGTCTGGTAGTCAAAGTACATGGGAGAGGTGGCCAAGGAAGGGCTGCTTACCACGTTCATCACATTCATGGCATCCCGCTCCTCCACCTCGCTCTGCACCAGCATGATGTCGTTCTTGttaatcttcttcttcttgccttTACCCAGCTGAGGGTGCGAGTACTCTGCAATGCGACAATTATAGGTACGGATTTCCTTGTTTTCCCGTTTGCACTTTATCGCTATGGTGACCATGGCAGCCAGAAGCATGATGGATATGATGCTTAGAGTTACAATAAGAGGCAGGGACATGTCCCAGTTCTGATTGTCCTTCGTGTGTGGCAGTCCATCAGGAGGACGTCCGTCGGAGGCCTTGATGATGAGCCTGGCGGCAGCATTGAGCATGGGTTTGCCGTGGTCTGATACTCGAATGATCAGCTCCACAATGGGGCTCACATCATCCCAGAACGGGTGGGCTGTTCGCACCTCCCCGGTGACCGGATCAATCTCAAAGAGGTGCTCCTCATTGCCATCTGAGATCTCATAGGTGAGCCTCCCACTCTCACCATAGTCATTATCCACCGCCCTCACTGTGGTGACAATATAGCCAACGCCGACATTACGTGGCACATGGATTTCAGCTGTGTCGTTGAGGAGTAGGGGCAGAACTATGACAGGGATGTTGTCATTGACATCCAGAACACTGATGCGCACTGTAGCGTTGCTCTCCAGGTGTGGAGATCCAGCATCTTTAGCAAGAACCTTAAAGTCAAAATACTTTATTTGCTCATAGTTAAAAGATCGCACAGCATAGATGGCTCCATTAGCAGCATTCACATTAACATAGGTGTTGACATCACCTCCACTCACATTGGAGTTGATTATGCTGTAGTACACTGTCCCATTCTGGCCAAGGTCTGGGTCATGTGCCAGAACCGAACCTAGGTACTCCCCTGGGATGTTGTTCTCAGGTATCTGAAGAAGGTAAACTGACTTGGTAAAGCGAGGAATATTGTCATTCTCATCCAAAATCTTTACGGTGAAGGATTTTGTGGAGTTTAGAGGAGGCATGCCATTGTCTTTCGCCACAATGGTGACATTGTACTCGTCCTGCATCTCTCTGTCCAAGGGCCTGTCTGTCACCACTGTATAGAAGTTATCATAGTTCTCCTCAAGTTTAAAAGGGACATTACCCAGCACTCTGCACTGGAGCTGCCCATTCCTGCCTGAGTCTTTGTCTGTGACACGGACCAAAGCAATGACAGTGCCTGGAGGTGCTGCCTCACTGATGGCTCCCTGTCTCACAGACACAAAGCCTATAGAAGGCCAGTTATCATTCCTGTCAAGCACTTTAACAGTGACTTTACAATGGCCTGGGATTGGATTGGGACCTAGATCCTTTGCCTGAACGTCAATCTCAATAACTGGACTCTCTTCATAGTCAATTTCGCCCTGAATCTTTATGACCCCTGTTCTTGAATCTATGGAGAAGAGCTCCCGGATTCTCTCTGGGGCATAGCCACTAAAAGAATAGACAACTTGTCCATTGTTGCCCTCATCAGGATCAGTAGCATTTAAATCGATCAGGACTTTACCAGGAGGTGAGTTTTCAGGAATTTCCACTACGTATGAGGGCTGATCAAACACAGGGCTGTTATCATTGGAATCAATAACTTTAACATTTATCTGCATGGTACCTGACCTAGGATATTCCCCCCCATCAGTGGCTGATAAGATGAGGGTGTGATGGCTTCGTTCTTCTCGGTCCAGTGGTCGTTGAATAACTAATTCTGGGAATTTAGTCCCGTCTCCACGAGATTTTACCTCCAAGGAAAAAAGATTGTAGTCATCGCGTGTTATTTGATAGGTTTTCAGGCCGTTTTCCCCTGCATCTGGGTCATGTGCGCTGGTCAGGGGAAAGCGTGTCCCTGGCACAGCGTTTTCCGAAATGTCAATATCAATCTGATCCGAGGGGAAAGTGGGGGAGTTGTCGTTAATGTCCTGAATATCTATTTTGATCATGCAGATCTCCTTGTCATTGGCAAACACCTCCATGGAGAGCTGGCACTTGGGGTTTCTCTTACACAACGTTTCCCTGTCTATGCGCTGCTTTGTGTATAACAGTCCGCTTTGGGGGTCCACGTCGATGAGATGCGGAGCGGAGTTCTCCAGCACCCTGAAGTTGGCTTTCTTAccctgtcctccctgtccaGTCTGTTCAAGTCCGAGTCTGGCATCTTTGGCAATGTTCCCAATCACTGTCCCCGGACCCTGTTCCTCTGGGACAGAGTAATTCAAGTTTTTCAATGTCAGGGCATGAGCCCataagaggaggaaaaagaaaatagagagataCATCCCCACTCCGTAAAAGCTGCTGTaatctgtgttgtgtttacacctCCTCTGACCTGTTGATATTTTGTTCAAATTTGGTATTTCTATTATTCGGGATCAAAGAAAGAGTTCTGTTCATCATGTGAGGCCTTGGCATTTGTCTCTGTGGATTGTCTTTGCTCTGTCTCGTTCTTCTTATGCCCCTTCCAGCAATCTGTGGTGCCGAACACCTAATTTATATTCAGCTGAGCACCCAGACTCATCGGAGCAATAATTGCGATCCAGCCTCCAAACAGAATAGGCATTGTCAGTGCTCACTCATACCACCtaagaaggaaaacagaaaaagacaaatttgtCATAGTGTATATGTGGCAATTAGTCACCCAAATGAAAATAGACTAAGCTACATTACAACCATTCTGCCAGTAAGACATCTGATCCACTGAGCCAAATATAAAACAGGGCTCATGTGTAATTCATCTCCACAATTATGGGGGAAGCTTGTCAATTAGTTAACCTTGGGAAGATGCTCAGCGCAGCCCTGATACACAGAGATATCACGATTCCCCTTATAGCTTATTTACTATGTGTAttgtcacaaacacaacattcagAATGCAGTTTTTAGTCTATCCCTAATGTGCAATGCACCACCTGACCCTATCCTAATAATGACCCATTCACACATTATAAGAATGTTGACTGGAACTGTAATAGGGCAACTTTAATAATATGGGAACACTGCAGGCGTACAACTGAAGATGGCCTATTGTGGCGGCtatttgaataaatgtgtataaaatgagCCTCTTACACGCATTAACAAATCCGCATAATCCGGATATTCACAATGAGCCTTTTAAAAATTCGGAAATGAGCTGCCAACATCTCAGCACAGCCGTGTAATtctctccactgctgctctctgtctctctctctctctctctctctctctctctctctctctctctctgcaagaTTCAACGGTCCTTGGAAGAAGCTGTTGCATCCGCATGCAAAGGGGATGGATGTGAAATAACAATCGTTTGAGAATGAGCAACAGACAAGGCTCCCACTGGGAAACTGCACATGCAGAGGAGACCCAGAGAACatgaaagacaaaatgtaaaCTTACCCAAAGAAACTGCTGCAATagtccaaaaaaataaatatataactgTGAAAAATCAAAACAGTCAGTTCCAGCAGATTTCAGGGAGACTTTCATGCCCAAAGCACTTCAGTCCTCACCACCCGTACCCTCTTTCCCCTCTGTGTGCAGGGGGAAAGAGCCTCAAGCCTCCGATGCACACACAGGCTACAGTGCAGCgcagtggaaataaaaaaaaaaaaggaaaaaaagaaaaaagtgctcCAGAAAAGTATGACTGTAATGTCAATGAGCTGAAGTCCTCTCCGCTGTCTGATTAGGGATGCAGCGGCTCGCCTTCTGCCCGCAGTGAGTCACCGTCAGGAAGGAAAACTGTTCGGAGAAATACTgtgtggataaaaaaaaaatccagatgtGTAAGGTAGATCCAAAGCAGATATTTAAAAGACgatcagtgtttttttcccccgtcCGAAACACAGCTGAGTGACTGATTCCCGTTGTGGCATTTTGTCCTTGTCCGCCGTCCCCGTCAAAgtccacagagagagacagatatgcTGAGGAGGTGGTCAGCAGCAACCCCGCATTCTGGCACAAGGCTCCCCGTAAGGGCGATTTTCTCGAATATGCGCACAGTCGTTATTTAGTATTTTCAGCACGTAAAACACTCCTAAGCACACTGAACGCTTCCTCTCACTGACTGAACTCCGGACACCGCATGGTGCATTAAACATTGTCGCTACTCCTCTGTCAGCCAATGAATTTGAAGAGgtgggaagagaaggagggattCAAAAGCCGCTTCGGGTGCAGACTACAAATGATTGGTGGCTCGTGGTCCACCGGTGGCgcatctgtttttttcaaatatcACACTTCATTGTTGTTTACAATAAAGGAAACGGTGCGTTGGACAGCCTCGCCGAGAGACATGTAGGGGCCAGGCTGGAGTGGTTTGAAATTTCAGTTAAGCCATCTATCAAAAACGGACCATAAAAAGCAATCAGTGGGAACCATCACTTAAATCACTTGAATTAACTGAATTTAAGACCTTTTATTCTGAATGCATGCACAACTGCAACGACAAAATGCTGTGTCTAATGTAAAAGAAGAGCACAAATCCAACAGTATTATTAGATATATAAATGAATTGTGAATTTTATTCCacatttagtgtgtgtttggcatGTTACAGCCATCTATCTACTTTAGAGGTTTGTCTTTGCACCCAGATTTAGAGTTTCAATAGTAACAtctagtttaaaaaaaaaagctatacCAGTGTCTAGGTTCAATAGGTCCATGAAAATACCCTGCATTATTATTATGCAGGTCTGTTGAGCCACCTGAGAAGCAGCAGTAATTGtgttaaacatttttttgtgcGCAATTAAAAGTGCTGAAGACCTGGGAAATTATGTGATGGAAAATAATGAAAGATTTGGAGAATGACTGCAGCAGGTATGTGAAGTGACAACAGAATCCTGCATTGCCATTTTCAGTATTACGCTTTCACAATTATAGCTTGAAAGCATAATTTCATCTTGTCTCTGTCTATTACAGTTCCTGTTACAAAGTGAAGAACCAACAGACATGGTCcattaaaagttttttttttttttttcagcccaGAAAGCTGAAATTATTAGTCGATCGACAGAAGATTAACTGGTAACTATTCTAGTAATCAatcatttaagttattttttcaatttaaaaagCCAGACATTACCCATTATCCTAGGTGGTGACAATTCAATGCTTTCCTTTGTCatatgtgattaaaaatgtactctctttgtgttttgaacTGTTTCTTGGATAAAACAAGAAATTTAAAGGCATCACTTTGTACTGTAATTGTAAGTGGAGTTTTATTGCAGCCCAAACTGGGATTTTAGGCAACACAGCGGTTTACGCTGTGGTGAACGCAACAATAATCAATGCCTGATATCCATTTtgctttgtctcattttgtatccatggaAATGTCAGATCATGGCCTGGAGGACATTTAGTCATCTTTTGACTTCATAGAGTCAGTCATAGAGCTGCAGTCAGAGTTTAACCGTGCCCTTCATTTGGTATTGCTATTCCAACATGTCAGCTTTGTTCAGTATAATCTTGTAGTTTATCCATGTATAAACATGGATCTCAACCTCTTTGACTT contains:
- the pcdh17 gene encoding protocadherin-17 isoform X2; this encodes MYLSIFFFLLLWAHALTLKNLNYSVPEEQGPGTVIGNIAKDARLGLEQTGQGGQGKKANFRVLENSAPHLIDVDPQSGLLYTKQRIDRETLCKRNPKCQLSMEVFANDKEICMIKIDIQDINDNSPTFPSDQIDIDISENAVPGTRFPLTSAHDPDAGENGLKTYQITRDDYNLFSLEVKSRGDGTKFPELVIQRPLDREERSHHTLILSATDGGEYPRSGTMQINVKVIDSNDNSPVFDQPSYVVEIPENSPPGKVLIDLNATDPDEGNNGQVVYSFSGYAPERIRELFSIDSRTGVIKIQGEIDYEESPVIEIDVQAKDLGPNPIPGHCKVTVKVLDRNDNWPSIGFVSVRQGAISEAAPPGTVIALVRVTDKDSGRNGQLQCRVLGNVPFKLEENYDNFYTVVTDRPLDREMQDEYNVTIVAKDNGMPPLNSTKSFTVKILDENDNIPRFTKSVYLLQIPENNIPGEYLGSVLAHDPDLGQNGTVYYSIINSNVSGGDVNTYVNVNAANGAIYAVRSFNYEQIKYFDFKVLAKDAGSPHLESNATVRISVLDVNDNIPVIVLPLLLNDTAEIHVPRNVGVGYIVTTVRAVDNDYGESGRLTYEISDGNEEHLFEIDPVTGEVRTAHPFWDDVSPIVELIIRVSDHGKPMLNAAARLIIKASDGRPPDGLPHTKDNQNWDMSLPLIVTLSIISIMLLAAMVTIAIKCKRENKEIRTYNCRIAEYSHPQLGKGKKKKINKNDIMLVQSEVEERDAMNVMNVTDNFPTEPNYMGSRQQFVQSSSTFKDPERASLRDSGHGDSDQADSDQDTNKGSCCDMSAKEALKLKATGVKPPPLEQDEDCVNCTEECRVLGHSDRCWMPQFPAGGNQAEGVDYRNNMFVPAGMETVPETETYETVNPNGKKTFCTFGKERRDHTILVANVKPYLKAKRALSPLLQEVPSASGSPTKGCSTMSPCSSVKSPADGAEGKPPPATCSGHYGPPDGQYLSPTKQSRDQGVYPPLPPSDPVAKVLAEARSRISQEATGEMECVLEQVEPDVSRDRMDADQVVRDIDKLLQDCRGSEATGTLRK
- the pcdh17 gene encoding protocadherin-17 isoform X1, translated to MYLSIFFFLLLWAHALTLKNLNYSVPEEQGPGTVIGNIAKDARLGLEQTGQGGQGKKANFRVLENSAPHLIDVDPQSGLLYTKQRIDRETLCKRNPKCQLSMEVFANDKEICMIKIDIQDINDNSPTFPSDQIDIDISENAVPGTRFPLTSAHDPDAGENGLKTYQITRDDYNLFSLEVKSRGDGTKFPELVIQRPLDREERSHHTLILSATDGGEYPRSGTMQINVKVIDSNDNSPVFDQPSYVVEIPENSPPGKVLIDLNATDPDEGNNGQVVYSFSGYAPERIRELFSIDSRTGVIKIQGEIDYEESPVIEIDVQAKDLGPNPIPGHCKVTVKVLDRNDNWPSIGFVSVRQGAISEAAPPGTVIALVRVTDKDSGRNGQLQCRVLGNVPFKLEENYDNFYTVVTDRPLDREMQDEYNVTIVAKDNGMPPLNSTKSFTVKILDENDNIPRFTKSVYLLQIPENNIPGEYLGSVLAHDPDLGQNGTVYYSIINSNVSGGDVNTYVNVNAANGAIYAVRSFNYEQIKYFDFKVLAKDAGSPHLESNATVRISVLDVNDNIPVIVLPLLLNDTAEIHVPRNVGVGYIVTTVRAVDNDYGESGRLTYEISDGNEEHLFEIDPVTGEVRTAHPFWDDVSPIVELIIRVSDHGKPMLNAAARLIIKASDGRPPDGLPHTKDNQNWDMSLPLIVTLSIISIMLLAAMVTIAIKCKRENKEIRTYNCRIAEYSHPQLGKGKKKKINKNDIMLVQSEVEERDAMNVMNVVSSPSLATSPMYFDYQTRLPLSSPRSEVMYLKPTANNLSVPQGHVGCHTSFTGPVTSTTDTPTNRMSIIQTDNFPTEPNYMGSRQQFVQSSSTFKDPERASLRDSGHGDSDQADSDQDTNKGSCCDMSAKEALKLKATGVKPPPLEQDEDCVNCTEECRVLGHSDRCWMPQFPAGGNQAEGVDYRNNMFVPAGMETVPETETYETVNPNGKKTFCTFGKERRDHTILVANVKPYLKAKRALSPLLQEVPSASGSPTKGCSTMSPCSSVKSPADGAEGKPPPATCSGHYGPPDGQYLSPTKQSRDQGVYPPLPPSDPVAKVLAEARSRISQEATGEMECVLEQVEPDVSRDRMDADQVVRDIDKLLQDCRGSEATGTLRK